The following proteins are encoded in a genomic region of Candidatus Zixiibacteriota bacterium:
- a CDS encoding thioredoxin fold domain-containing protein, producing the protein MGREPEKNENPYYSPKIVWLLAILVGVAIIVVGLTVLSEEKPPPLIGSGNDSLKTDSMESPDDQTALTESIDSASILEDWDNLERGLENARQLKSYAMVYFTAGECPPCREFENEVLSLIDFQRAISMPVVPVVINADSREIIEYGGRQIRESSAADFFGISGFPSLLFYHGGQDKFLFGLSGKKSYEQVNRALEYLEKQLYLDSTINLQEFISDKKT; encoded by the coding sequence ATGGGCCGTGAGCCTGAAAAAAACGAAAATCCCTATTACAGCCCCAAAATCGTCTGGCTTCTGGCAATTCTGGTCGGTGTGGCGATCATCGTGGTTGGTCTGACAGTCCTTTCCGAGGAAAAACCGCCTCCACTGATCGGATCGGGTAACGACAGCCTGAAAACCGATTCTATGGAGTCACCAGATGATCAAACAGCTTTAACCGAGTCGATTGATTCTGCCAGTATACTCGAAGACTGGGACAACCTCGAGCGAGGTCTCGAAAATGCGCGCCAGCTAAAAAGCTATGCCATGGTATATTTCACAGCCGGAGAATGCCCACCCTGCCGTGAATTCGAGAATGAGGTTCTAAGCCTGATCGATTTTCAGCGTGCGATTTCAATGCCTGTCGTCCCGGTTGTGATCAATGCCGACTCGCGCGAGATAATCGAGTACGGCGGTCGCCAGATCCGTGAATCCAGTGCCGCCGATTTCTTTGGCATCAGCGGTTTCCCCAGCCTGCTTTTTTATCACGGTGGACAGGATAAGTTTCTGTTCGGGTTGAGCGGTAAGAAAAGCTACGAGCAGGTTAACCGCGCGCTTGAATATCTCGAAAAACAGCTGTATCTCGACTCGACGATAAATCTTCAGGAGTTCATTTCTGACAAAAAAACCTGA
- a CDS encoding zinc ribbon domain-containing protein, which yields MPMFEYRCRNCNHEFEELVYGDKKVVCPRCKSEKTEKRLSMFSSAGGSTKSGASCNNFT from the coding sequence ATGCCGATGTTTGAATACAGATGCCGTAACTGCAATCACGAGTTCGAAGAACTGGTTTACGGTGATAAAAAAGTGGTCTGCCCCAGGTGCAAATCAGAGAAAACCGAAAAGAGACTCTCGATGTTTTCATCGGCGGGAGGATCGACCAAAAGCGGCGCGTCCTGCAATAATTTCACATGA